The uncultured Sphaerochaeta sp. genome includes the window GGCTGGAAAACGCCCTATCGGCTGGGACGAGGTCCTTGAGGGTACAGAGTCCCTTGGCCTCCCAAAGGACTTGATCGTTATGTCCTGGAGAGGAGTTGCCGGTGGTATTGAAGCAAGTGAGCGTGGGCATGAGGTAATCATGTGCCCCAATACCGATGGATGTTATTTTGATTATCAACATACTGATGATGAGGAAGAGATGGGGAATTTGGGTGTGAGCAGCATCACCCAGGTAGCCCAATTCGATCCACTTGCAGGGCTAAAGGATAAAATGGCTCAGGCTCGAGTACTGGGAAGCCAAGGAAATCTTTGGACCGAGAAAATCACGAACGGTCGACAAGCAGAATATATGCTTTTCCCCAGGTTGATGATACTCGCTGAACGATTATGGAACCCACAGGATCCAAAAATAATACTGGACAGAATTCCATTGTTGTATAAGGTTTGTGATGCTTTATCGATCAATTGCTACAGAGGTCCTCTTGCCTGACCTCTTGCTTTCCACCAGAGAGCTGTGATACCACTAGGGTACCACCTTCTGGTGGATTTTCTCTAGTGCAGGCCCTGCTTCCGTTGGAATGCGGGCCTGCTTTTACTTTGTTCAAAAAGAAAGCTGCCTCCCTAAGGAAACAGCCTTGCATTCATGTACGATACCCAAGTTACTCACCCTTTCTGGCAAGTTCCCTGGGAATATGTATGAGATGCTCCTCGCTTTCGCGATAAAATGTGGCAATGAAGCCGATGATACTGATTAAATCACTATCCGTCTTCTGGGCCAACTGTTCTGAGAGAGGTCTCATCTCATCCTTTTGCGCTTGGAACTTGACCTTCACCAGCTCATGGCTGGATAAGGCTTCATTCAAAGCAGATACCAATCGGTCATCAACACCCTCTTTGCCGACCATGACAATCGGCTTAAGGGAGTGTGCTTGCGACCGAAGAAAATTTCTCACACTGCTATTCATAGGAAGTACTATACCTAGTCCTTGTACTTTTGTGCAACTACGAAGCGCTTCACTTTTTTGGTACTGGTCATCTCAAGCGGCTCATCCACCACGGTTACACGAGTGATTTTCTTGTAGGACTGCAACTCCTTGTTCACTTCACTCACAATTTGCTGCATCCTCTCCTCAATTTTCGCCTTGGCCGAATCACCGTGCTCTTTTGCCATTTCATCACGATACTTTTCAGCAGGATATATCAAGGCCCTGATCCCTTCACTCTTGTTCTTCTTGTCAACGAGATACCCGAGTACACAGATCGTATCTATCTCAGTGTAGAGCTGGAAGTGGTCCTCAATCTCCTCGGGAAACACATTTTTACCACCCTCGGTCACGATAAGGTTCTTTGCTCTTCCCGTCAGGTAGAGATACCCCTGTGCATCCTGGTAGCCGACATCACCGGTATTGAGCCATCCATCCTCAAGCACCTCAGCGGTAGCCTCTGGGTTGTTGTAATAACCCTGCATAACCATGGGTCCCTTGATATAAATAATCCCATTACCCTCAGCATCCGGATTCATGATCTTGACCTCAGTCTGGGGCAGCTTCTTACCAACCGAGCTCTCGATATAGGCTTCCACTGGGTTGAGGTGGGTTATGGGACTGGTCTCGGTAAGACCATAGCCCTGCACAAAATCAATTCCAAGCTGATTGAACATCTTGAAGGTAGATGCAGGAAGCGGCCCACCTCCACTGATACAAATACGGTTCGTATCGAGGGAGAGCTTCTTGAGCAAGAAGCCGAACATCTTCTTTCCGACATTTACCTTGAATATCTTCTTCAGGACACCGGAGACTCCCATCATGAATCGTATGATCCCATAGAGAACAATGCCCTTCTCCTTTACACCATTCATCAGTGCTGCAATCATCTTGTTGAAGAGCATAGGAACAGCAAGGAACATTGTTACCTCGCCCTCCTTCAGTTCCTTGAGCACTTGGCTGATCACCAATTTCTTGCCAAAGACAATGGAAGCGCCCACACTCATGGCTTCAAAGAAGACCGCCATCATGGTGTAAGAGTGATGGATTGGAAGAATTGCATAGAATACATCAGTGGGGTACAGCGTCATATTCCCCTGTGCAAGGTAACAGTCTGCTACCATATTGCGATGACTCAGCATAACGCCTTTTGGAGTTCCCGTGGTTCCACTGGTAAAGAGAATCGCAGCGGTATCCTCGCTCTCTGCCTTATGCCTATCTTGAGCCTCTGCCTTGAGGTCCAGGACAAAAGGCATGTTTCCTACTTTCTCAAGGGAAATTCGGTCTGTCAAACCAAGCTTATTCTCTGCATCAAAGGTTTCCACACGGTCAGCATCTGCGAAGAGAATCTTTACCCCTGCAAACTCCAAGTATTTGGCCATATCCTTATTGACCAGGGTATTGTCCAGGGGTACTACAATCGCTCCGGCAAAGAGAATACCCAGGTAGGCAATAGCCCACTCAGGACTGTTCTTTCCGATTACTGCAATCTTGTCATCCTTTTTAACACCATTGGAGGCTAGATAATCTGCAACCGAGAGGACATATGAATGAACTTCTGAATAGGTAAAGGTTTCGTACTGTGGAACAAAGGCTGTAAAACACTTGTTCTGGGGATAGCGTTCGACTGAGATCTCGAACATTTCCACCACAGTAGGCCATGCACCTTTGAACTTTTTACCCCGATAAGCCTCAAGGAAATCCCAAGGTTTTTCACCTTTCTTGTGTGTTGCCATCGTTCCAACCTCCTGTGTTCGATTTCTGGTTCCGATCTTTCTATACTATAGGCAGAAGCATCGTGAAAAATCAAGATTATTGTGACAAGTTTTCACAATGCGTAATTGTGTAATGCACTCCTTACTCTTCCATCGTATCACATTTCAGCAATTGCAATAACTTCTCCATCGAGGGAGTAAATACCTTGTCCTTATGGTGGACAAGGGAGAAATACCGCTTCATATCCACTCCCTGTAATGATAATTCCCTGAGAGTTCCTTCCTTGATCAGATGACGTACCAGGCGTCGAGAAATAACCGTGATCCCCTGACCAGCAGATACTGCACTTACAATGGCATCGCTGCTATGGCATGACCATTTCTCCTCATAGGGAAATCCTGCTTCCTGGAGCAAGCCAACAAACAACGCCCGTGTACCACTCCCCTCCTCCCTGAGGATGAGTGGATAGTCACTCAATGCCTTCAATCCAAGCCTTGAAGGGGCAGGAAACTCTTTTGCACACACAGGAATCAATTCATCAACAAAGCAGGGGGTGCATAGCAGTGACTTGCTCTGTACCATTCCCTCTACCAAAGCCAAATCCAAGCTGCCATCAAGCAAACGTCTCTCAATGGTCTGGGTGTTGTCAACCTGTACCTGGACACGCAAGAGTGGGTGCTCGCTTTCAAAGCGTGCAATAAGATCAGCGAGCAGTGTACTGCCAACGGTGATGGTTGCACCCATCCTGATCGTCTGCTGCCGGGTATAGGCTCCAAGCTCACTTTCAAGGGTATCGACCAAACCAACAATAGAACGGGATCGTGAGAGGAGGAACCTCCCCTCATCGGTCAAATGCAAACCCCGTCCCAACCGGTCGAACAGCAAAACCCCGTAATCCTTCTCCAGGGAACCGATCACCGCGCTGACTGTTGGCTGGGCAAGATGCAGTTTCTCTGCGGCCTTGCTCATGGATAGCTGTTCGGCTACTGCAATGAAAATGGAAAGGTCTCGAATAGTCATTTGTTTTTACCTATATTTTGCATACATTTTTCATTATTTACTTTATACCAAAACCCTTTTAGACTGCAACACGATTTGGAGGAATTATGGCGCTTACAGAACAAACGATCAAAGCATTGAAGGCAGAAGGGTTTCTACATAATAGAGGAACAGAGAACTTTTCCGCGCGTATCATTACAGGGAACGGTACATTACCGGCAAAGATGCTCTCACAACTCTCCATCCTCAGTGAGACCTATGGGGATGGAATGGTAAGTCTTACCGGCAGACTTACCGTTGAGATCCCCGGCATCCCCTACTCCCGTATTCCTGCATTCCGAGAGGAGGTTGCTTCCCTCTCCCTGACAACCGGAGGAACAGGAGCGAAGGTCAGACCGGTTGTAGCCTGTAAGGGAAGCACTTGCATCTATGGACTGGCTGATACCCAATCCCTTGCACAGAGAATCCATACAGCATTCTATGAAGGTTGGCATGAGGTCATCTTTCCCCACAAATTCAAGATAGCAGTGGGAGGATGTCCAAACAGTTGTGTAAAGCCTGAGCTCAATGATCTTGGCATTGTAGGACAGAGAATGATGCATCTATCACCTGAGTGCAAGGCTTGTGGCCGTTGCATCAGTGAGAAGCGCTGCCCGATGGGAGCAATCAAGCAACGTGAAGATGGGAAACGATATATTGACCGAAGCCTCTGCAACAACTGTAGCCTATGCCTCGATACCTGCCCATTTGGAAAAATAAATGCAGATGAGCCCCGCTACAAACTCTATCTAGGAGGCCGATGGGGCAAGCAGAAACGGTATGGGACACCACTTCCCCTATTGTATAGTGAGGAACAGCTCTTCCCTTTGATCACCCGAATATTGAACCTCTACAAAGAAGAGGGAAGACCAGGAGAGCGTTTTGCATCCGTGGTGGAACGCCTCGGGATGGACCATATTGCGAGGGCTCTGCATGAAACCGTGTAAGTGGATAGTGCCTTTACTCATGGTACTGCTTGTCTCATGCGGTACCAAGGCGCACTCCAGCCAGGCTGGGCGTGAGATAACGGTGGTTGCACTCTCCTCCTCCTTGGCTGAACTCTGGATCCTCTCAGGGGGTAATGTTGCAGCTACAACTGATGATGCCTTCCAGGAACACCCCGTTGGAGTGAGTGAGGATTGCATCAATCTGGGTACGGTCAAGGACCCCAGCATAGAACAAATCCTCTCCCTAGACCCGGATCTGGTCTTGCTCTCCCCACTGCTTCCAAGTCACCAAGGTATCAAGGGTCAGCTGGAATCGTTCCAGATAGAGTGCAAAGCCTTTGATCTTGATACACTGGAACTTTACCTGGAAGCCTTGCGGTGGTGTAGCGAGATGATAGGAAATGATTATGCCTACTGGACTCATGGCAAGGAGACAGCAACACGCGCTCAATCAATCATCTCATCGTTTTCCCCTTCTCAAGAAGAACGAGTTCTCTTGCTCAGAGCCCATAGCACCAAGGTAAAAGCGCTTGATGAACGTTCCCTGGTAGGGGCCATGCTTCGAGACCTGGAGATCGAGACACTCTCTGACCAGTACCCTTCCCTTCTTGATCAACTGAGCTGGGAGATTATCTTGAAAGAGGACCCCACTCTGATCCTGGTTGTCCCCATGGGGGATGTTTCACTAGCAGAAGTACAGGCACAGATCTTGATCCGTGACAACCCTATTCTCTCCAACGTGCAGGCAATCAAGACAGGCAATGTACAGCTACTGCCAAAAGCATTGTTCGGCTACAAGCCAAACGATAGATGGGATGAAAGTTATGCATATCTTACCTCACTCTTCTAAGGGAAAACTCACCGGGCTGTTCGCTCTCGCTTTAGCCGGTGCATGTTATTCGCTTTGCAGGGGGGCTGTTGACCTCTCACCTCAGGAGTTGCTCTCAGGGTTGATGTCAAGTCTTACAAATGGGGGAAGCCTTTCCATGATCATGCATCTTCGCATGGTCCGTATAGCTTCCGCACTCCTGTGTGGCAGTGCACTCTCGCTCTCAGGTTCCTTGTTGCAACAGACCCTGAACAACCCCATGGCCGGGCCAAGCATCTTGGGAATAAACGCATCAGCGGCGCTCTCGGTACTACTTGGTATGCTCCTCTTTCCTTCTCTTGCACAGCTCTTGCCGCTTTTCTCTTCAATTGGTGCACTCGTCGGTAGTTTGATCGTATTCTCTCTCGCAGCCATGTATCGATTCAGCAGACTCACCCTCATACTCAGTGGTATTGCCTTATCGACAGTGCTTGGTGCTGTCAGTGATGCCTTATTGACAATCTTTCCTGATCTTGTAGCCGTGAAAGTTGACTTTCTTGTTGGTTCTTTTGCCCATATCACGTCCGCTCAGCTTTCCTTGCTCTCTCCTCTCTTAGTGATGACCATGCTCATCGCCTGCCTGATGGGTCGTCCGCTCACGATGCTCAGTCTTGGCGATGAGTGTGCAACATCTCTTGGCCTCAGGGTCAATCGGGTTCGTCTCTTGCTTTTGGCTTTAAGTGCGATACTTAGTGCGCTTGCGATCAGTTTATGTGGTCTGGTCGGGTTCCTTGGGCTGTTGGTACCCCACATAGCCAGAAGAATGATACCAGCCCACGAGGCACTCCATCTTCCCTTCACCGCCTTGCTTGGTGGGTGTATCGCCCTATTCGCAGATACCACTGCCCGATTGGTATTCGCACCCTATGAGCTACCGGTAGGTATTGTACTCTCTGCTCTGGGAGGACCAAGCTTCCTGGTTGTCTTGATCAAGTACAGACGAGGAGATAGGCATGCTTGAAGCCAAACACCTTAGTGGAGGATACCCAGGGAAAACGGTTATCCAGAATGTCTCCCTTTCCTTCGCAAAAGGGGAGCTCATAGCAATACTGGGCTTGAATGGAAGTGGTAAATCTACGCTTCTGAAGATTCTCTCCGGTTTGCTGGAGAAAGAAAAGGGAACCTTGTTTCTGGACGGGAAACCTCTAGATGACTATGCACCAAGGCATTTGGGCAGACTAATTGCCTATCATGGGCAACGTCATGAAATTCCAGATATGAATACAAGAACCCTGCTTGCCCACAGTCGATTTCCTTATCAAGGATTTATCAGAAAACTGCAAGACAAGGATCAGAAAGCCATTGAATGTGCAATTGATCGAATGCAGATACAGCATGTACTGGATACCCCTCTTAAGCACTTGAGTGGAGGATATCAGCAACGCT containing:
- a CDS encoding YhbY family RNA-binding protein; this encodes MNSSVRNFLRSQAHSLKPIVMVGKEGVDDRLVSALNEALSSHELVKVKFQAQKDEMRPLSEQLAQKTDSDLISIIGFIATFYRESEEHLIHIPRELARKGE
- a CDS encoding AMP-binding protein encodes the protein MATHKKGEKPWDFLEAYRGKKFKGAWPTVVEMFEISVERYPQNKCFTAFVPQYETFTYSEVHSYVLSVADYLASNGVKKDDKIAVIGKNSPEWAIAYLGILFAGAIVVPLDNTLVNKDMAKYLEFAGVKILFADADRVETFDAENKLGLTDRISLEKVGNMPFVLDLKAEAQDRHKAESEDTAAILFTSGTTGTPKGVMLSHRNMVADCYLAQGNMTLYPTDVFYAILPIHHSYTMMAVFFEAMSVGASIVFGKKLVISQVLKELKEGEVTMFLAVPMLFNKMIAALMNGVKEKGIVLYGIIRFMMGVSGVLKKIFKVNVGKKMFGFLLKKLSLDTNRICISGGGPLPASTFKMFNQLGIDFVQGYGLTETSPITHLNPVEAYIESSVGKKLPQTEVKIMNPDAEGNGIIYIKGPMVMQGYYNNPEATAEVLEDGWLNTGDVGYQDAQGYLYLTGRAKNLIVTEGGKNVFPEEIEDHFQLYTEIDTICVLGYLVDKKNKSEGIRALIYPAEKYRDEMAKEHGDSAKAKIEERMQQIVSEVNKELQSYKKITRVTVVDEPLEMTSTKKVKRFVVAQKYKD
- a CDS encoding LysR family transcriptional regulator; translation: MTIRDLSIFIAVAEQLSMSKAAEKLHLAQPTVSAVIGSLEKDYGVLLFDRLGRGLHLTDEGRFLLSRSRSIVGLVDTLESELGAYTRQQTIRMGATITVGSTLLADLIARFESEHPLLRVQVQVDNTQTIERRLLDGSLDLALVEGMVQSKSLLCTPCFVDELIPVCAKEFPAPSRLGLKALSDYPLILREEGSGTRALFVGLLQEAGFPYEEKWSCHSSDAIVSAVSAGQGITVISRRLVRHLIKEGTLRELSLQGVDMKRYFSLVHHKDKVFTPSMEKLLQLLKCDTMEE
- a CDS encoding (4Fe-4S)-binding protein, with the translated sequence MALTEQTIKALKAEGFLHNRGTENFSARIITGNGTLPAKMLSQLSILSETYGDGMVSLTGRLTVEIPGIPYSRIPAFREEVASLSLTTGGTGAKVRPVVACKGSTCIYGLADTQSLAQRIHTAFYEGWHEVIFPHKFKIAVGGCPNSCVKPELNDLGIVGQRMMHLSPECKACGRCISEKRCPMGAIKQREDGKRYIDRSLCNNCSLCLDTCPFGKINADEPRYKLYLGGRWGKQKRYGTPLPLLYSEEQLFPLITRILNLYKEEGRPGERFASVVERLGMDHIARALHETV
- a CDS encoding ABC transporter substrate-binding protein, producing MKPCKWIVPLLMVLLVSCGTKAHSSQAGREITVVALSSSLAELWILSGGNVAATTDDAFQEHPVGVSEDCINLGTVKDPSIEQILSLDPDLVLLSPLLPSHQGIKGQLESFQIECKAFDLDTLELYLEALRWCSEMIGNDYAYWTHGKETATRAQSIISSFSPSQEERVLLLRAHSTKVKALDERSLVGAMLRDLEIETLSDQYPSLLDQLSWEIILKEDPTLILVVPMGDVSLAEVQAQILIRDNPILSNVQAIKTGNVQLLPKALFGYKPNDRWDESYAYLTSLF
- a CDS encoding iron ABC transporter permease; translation: MHILPHSSKGKLTGLFALALAGACYSLCRGAVDLSPQELLSGLMSSLTNGGSLSMIMHLRMVRIASALLCGSALSLSGSLLQQTLNNPMAGPSILGINASAALSVLLGMLLFPSLAQLLPLFSSIGALVGSLIVFSLAAMYRFSRLTLILSGIALSTVLGAVSDALLTIFPDLVAVKVDFLVGSFAHITSAQLSLLSPLLVMTMLIACLMGRPLTMLSLGDECATSLGLRVNRVRLLLLALSAILSALAISLCGLVGFLGLLVPHIARRMIPAHEALHLPFTALLGGCIALFADTTARLVFAPYELPVGIVLSALGGPSFLVVLIKYRRGDRHA
- a CDS encoding ABC transporter ATP-binding protein, which produces MLEAKHLSGGYPGKTVIQNVSLSFAKGELIAILGLNGSGKSTLLKILSGLLEKEKGTLFLDGKPLDDYAPRHLGRLIAYHGQRHEIPDMNTRTLLAHSRFPYQGFIRKLQDKDQKAIECAIDRMQIQHVLDTPLKHLSGGYQQRSFLAMTLAREADYLLFDEPDAHLDISQMYMVHQLLQDLASEGHCVVASLHDLSEALRIASRIILIDQQTVVFDGKPQDAVACGILEKIFRVAIKRYDTFYRFSLR